In the genome of Raphanus sativus cultivar WK10039 chromosome 4, ASM80110v3, whole genome shotgun sequence, one region contains:
- the LOC108855366 gene encoding uncharacterized protein LOC108855366, producing MTIDHFNYNTKCRTNSESKKMEKEEEKEDLRTVECLRGRLLAERQISRSVKDEAELIARKMEELEKNLKEEIRLREKAEKRLKFLMKKLEFIKESRSSEGSEQLSSSEVSCLSSVSTSASKQEEQTHENGFVEEEKVDQATEHVASIEEEESSSKLKDVSSGEESVVASTSSHEAESQASSDFS from the exons atgaCAATTGATCACTTCAATTACAACACAAAATGCAG AACAAATTCTGAAAGTAAGAAGatggaaaaagaagaagagaaggaagatcTGAGAACTGTGGAGTGTCTAAGAGGGAGACTACTTGCAGAGAGGCAAATTTCAAGGTCTGTAAAAGATGAAGCAGAGCTCATTGCCAGAAAG ATGGAGGAGCTGGAGAAAAATCTGAAAGAAGAGATCAGATTAAGGGAAAAAGCAGAGAAGAGACTGAAGTTTCTGATGAAAAAGCTTGAATTCATAAAAGAGTCACGCAGTTCTGAGGGATCAGAGCAACTGAGTTCATCAGAAGTTTCTTGTTTGTCATCGGTTTCCACTTCAGCATCCAAGCAAGAAGAACAAACTCATGAAAATGGATTTGTGGAGGAAGAAAAAGTTGATCAAGCAACTGAACATGTTGCCTccatagaagaagaagagtcaaGTTCAAAGCTCAAAGATGTTTCTTCTGGTGAAGAAAGTGTTGTTGCTTCAACCTCAAGTCATGAAGCAGAATCACAGGCTAGTAGTGACTTTTCGTAA
- the LOC108849671 gene encoding protein ALUMINUM SENSITIVE 3 yields MDLDWVSAFFKNNEWLIVYLKGMLKPAAALAVVLLAVALSYSQNLSLEGEMIYSVFRSFLQLSVIGFILQFIFNQENAGWIILAYLFMVSVAGYTAGQRAKHVPRGKYVAGVSILSGTSITMFLLIVLNVFPFTPRYIIPVAGMMVGNAMTVTGVTMKQLRDDIKMQLSLVETALALGATPRQATLQQVKRALVISLSPVLDSCKTVGLISLPGAMTGMIMGGASPLEAIQLQIVVMNMLVGAATVSSIMCTYLCWPSFFTKAYQLQTQVFSS; encoded by the exons ATGGATCTTGATTGGGTATCAGCTTTTTTCAAGAACAACGAATGGCTGATCGTGTATCTCAAAGGCATGTTGAAGCCCGCGGCGGCCCTCGCGGTGGTGCTTCTAGCCGTAGCGCTCTCCTACTCTCAGAACCTCTCTCTGGAAGGTGAAATGATATACTCTGTTTTCAGATCGTTTCTTCAGCTCTCTGTTATCGGATTCATTCTTCAGTTCATCTTTAACCAAGAAAACGCCGGCTGGATCATCCTCGCTTACCTCTTCATG GTCTCTGTCGCCGGTTACACCGCCGGTCAACGTGCCAAGCACGTGCCGCGTGGAAAGTACGTGGCCGGAGTATCTATCCTCTCCGGAACTTCTATCACAATGTTCCTCCTCATCGTCCTCAACGTCTTTCCTTTCACTCCTAGGTATATCATCCCCGTGGCCGGGATGATGGTCGGAAACGCCATGACGGTCACCGGAGTCACCATGAAACAGCTACGAGATGACATCAAGATGCAACTAAGCCTG gtTGAGACGGCATTGGCACTAGGAGCGACGCCAAGACAAGCGACGTTGCAACAAGTGAAGAGAGCTCTGGTGATATCTCTATCTCCGGTTTTGGATAGCTGCAAAACGGTTGGATTGATTTCTTTGCCAGGAGCCATGACCGGTATGATAATGGGCGGTGCGTCGCCTCTTGAAGCTATTCAGCTACAGATAGTTGTGATGAACATGCTGGTTGGAGCAGCAACCGTTAGTAGCATCATGTGTACATATCTTTGTTGGCCATCTTTCTTCACTAAAGCTTACCAGTTACAAACTCAGGTCTTCTCAAGTTGA
- the LOC108852356 gene encoding uncharacterized protein LOC108852356: MPSTQMKFSDPGGGDDPLPFSDAPVDVEANTDAVNELERAGDMVSSPPLSQRAHADDVGNVNNSAAQTGSCPADGVQGTPSPCVDNNSPPPVLVPEANSNLDDVQTNLAFPKPTFLLGLTQEERQLSKTDS; encoded by the exons ATGCCCTCAACCCAGATGAAGTTCAGCGATCCTGGAGGTGGAGATGACCCG CTCCCCTTCTCTGATGCTCCCGTTGATGTAGAAGCCAATACAGACGCGGTGAATGAACTAGAACGTGCTGGCGACATGGTTAGCAGTCCACCTCTGAGTCAACGTGCACATGCGGACGACGTG GGCAATGTTAACAACAGCGCTGCACAAACGGGATCATGTCCGGCTGACGGTGTCCAAGGCACCCCATCTCCTTGTGTCGACAATAATTCACCACCACCCGTGCTTGTCCCTGAAGCGAATTCCAATTTG GATGATGTACAGACAAATCTAGCTTTCCCAAAGCCTACATTTTTGCTTGGACTAACACAAGAAGAACGACAGCTCAGCAAAACAGATTCATAG
- the LOC108849150 gene encoding ABC transporter G family member 2 yields MSGFLGKLSPAKRVVAGNNDLPLFYPNQTSMERCPRDTPRVSATLAELLMNVEDARNDHRVLEMASPLTSSASSFNSWTSAPASSIASSPFVLSFTDLTYSVKIKKKFPPFCGNSSSNDSALNTKILLNGISGEAHEGEMMAVLGASGSGKSTLIDALANRIAKDSLRGSITLNGEVLESSLQKVISAYVMQDDLLFPMLTVEETLMFSAEFRLPRSLSKKKKKARVQSLIDQLGLRSAARTMIGDEGHRGVSGGERRRVSIGIDIIHDPIILFLDEPTSGLDSTSAYMVIKVLQRIAQSGSIVIMSIHQPSYRIMGLLDRLIFLSRGNTVFSGSPTYLPQFFSEFDHPIPENENKTEFALDLIRELENAPGGTKQLVEYHKEWRAKQQQAARYYNNGITLKEAITASISRGKLVSGAATTSTNSPSSFQTYANPFWIEMIVIGKRSILNSMRQPELIGMRIGAVMVTGIILATMFTNLDNSPKGVQERLGFFAFAMSTTFYTCAEAIPVFLQERYIFMRETAYNAYRRSSYVLSQSIISIPSLIFLAACFAATTFFAVGLAGGASGFLFFFFTILASFWAGSSFVTFLSGVVSNVMLGFTVVVAILAYFLLFSGFFISRDRIPLYWIWFHYLSLVKYPYEGVLQNEFEDTTKCFVRGVQIFDNSPLGQFPSDVKMSLLKSMSGVLGINVTAETCVTTGIDILKQQGVTEISKWNCLWITVAWGFFFRILFYFTLMIGSKNKRR; encoded by the coding sequence atgtctgGCTTTCTTGGAAAACTATCTCCAGCCAAAAGGGTAGTAGCTGGCAACAATGATCTTCCTCTGTTTTATCCAAACCAGACTTCCATGGAGAGATGTCCAAGAGACACGCCTAGAGTTTCCGCCACACTCGCAGAGCTTCTCATGAACGTGGAGGACGCAAGGAACGATCACCGGGTTTTGGAAATGGCCTCACCTCTCACTTCTTCAGCATCTTCTTTCAATTCATGGACCTCAGCTCCAGCTTCTTCCATAGCATCTTCCCCGTTTGTTCTTTCCTTCACAGACCTGACCTATAGCGTGAAGATCAAGAAAAAGTTTCCTCCCTTTTGTGGAAACTCCTCATCAAATGATTCTGCCTTGAACACTAAGATACTACTGAACGGTATCTCAGGCGAAGCCCACGAAGGGGAGATGATGGCTGTTCTTGGAGCAAGCGGGTCAGGTAAATCAACCCTCATCGATGCGTTAGCCAACCGTATAGCCAAAGACAGCCTCAGAGGCTCCATCACCTTAAACGGAGAGGTTCTTGAATCCAGCCTCCAGAAAGTCATATCGGCATACGTGATGCAAGACGACCTTCTCTTCCCGATGCTCACCGTCGAGGAAACTCTAATGTTCTCAGCAGAGTTCAGGCTCCCTCGCTCCctctccaagaagaagaagaaagcgaGAGTACAATCTTTGATCGACCAACTAGGTCTAAGAAGCGCGGCGAGAACCATGATCGGCGATGAAGGACATAGAGGCGTGTCCGGAGGAGAAAGAAGACGTGTTTCGATTGGGATAGACATCATCCACGACCCGATTATACTCTTCCTCGACGAGCCGACCTCGGGGCTGGACTCTACAAGTGCCTACATGGTAATCAAAGTGCTTCAAAGAATCGCGCAGAGCGGGAGCATAGTCATCATGTCAATCCACCAACCTAGCTACAGAATCATGGGTTTGCTAGATCGACTAATCTTCCTTTCTAGAGGAAACACAGTCTTCAGCGGCTCCCCGACATATCTCCCGCAATTCTTCTCGGAATTCGACCACCCGATCCCCGAGAACGAGAACAAAACAGAGTTTGCTCTCGATCTCATCCGGGAGCTGGAGAATGCTCCCGGAGGGACCAAGCAACTGGTCGAGTACCACAAGGAGTGGCGAGCGAAGCAGCAACAAGCAGCGCGGTACTACAACAACGGCATCACTCTCAAAGAAGCGATCACCGCGAGCATCTCCAGAGGGAAACTCGTCTCCGGAGCAGCAACAACGAGCACAAACTCTCCGTCATCATTCCAAACTTACGCGAATCCGTTCTGGATCGAAATGATCGTTATTGGCAAACGCTCTATACTAAACTCCATGAGGCAGCCCGAGCTCATCGGGATGCGCATAGGAGCCGTGATGGTCACGGGGATCATCTTAGCCACCATGTTCACGAACCTAGACAACTCTCCCAAAGGAGTCCAAGAGCGTCTAGGGTTCTTCGCGTTCGCCATGTCAACCACGTTCTACACGTGCGCGGAAGCCATCCCAGTCTTCTTACAAGAGCGTTACATCTTCATGAGAGAAACCGCTTACAACGCGTACCGCAGATCCTCCTACGTCCTCTCTCAGTCCATAATCTCGATCCCTTCCCTCATCTTCCTCGCCGCATGCTTCGCAGCCACCACTTTCTTCGCGGTGGGACTCGCTGGAGGGGCTAGtggcttcctcttcttcttcttcacgatCTTGGCCTCCTTCTGGGCCGGAAGCTCCTTCGTGACGTTCCTATCCGGCGTCGTATCGAACGTGATGCTCGGGTTCACCGTGGTGGTTGCGATCCTCGCTTACTTCCTCCTCTTCTCAGGATTCTTCATCTCGCGCGATCGGATCCCTCTCTACTGGATCTGGTTCCATTACCTCTCGCTGGTGAAGTACCCTTACGAAGGGGTGTTGCAGAACGAGTTCGAGGATACGACCAAGTGTTTCGTCCGAGGGGTTCAGATATTCGATAACTCGCCGTTGGGGCAGTTTCCGAGCGATGTGAAGATGAGTTTGTTGAAGAGCATGAGCGGTGTCTTGGGGATTAATGTGACGGCGGAGACGTGTGTGACGACGGGGATCGATATTCTGAAGCAGCAGGGGGTCACGGAGATTAGCAAATGGAATTGCTTGTGGATCACGGTTGCTTGGGGGTTCTTCTTTAGGATTTTGTTTTACTTCACGTTGATGATTGGAAGTAAGAACAAACGGAGGTGA
- the LOC108849157 gene encoding pentatricopeptide repeat-containing protein At2g37310 → MKVGFQIQRALQGLLNKSAVDGGAYGHLIHHFTRHRLPLHALQLHARIVLFSVAPDNFLASKLINFYTRENRFRQALHVFDEITVRNAFAYNALLIAYASREMYSDAFNLFSSWIRSSSSGTTARPDSVTISCVLKSLSGYDDFLLGSMAEQVHGLVLRGGFDSDVFVSNGLITYYTKCDEVASARKVFDEMSERDVVSWNSMISGYSQSGSYEECKELYKAMLSCPEMKPNGVTVISVLQACGQSGDLVLGMEVHKKMLENHIQMDLSLCNAVIGVYAKCGSLDYARALFDEMSERDSVTYGAIISGYMTHGLVKEAMGLFSEMESVGLSTWNAVVSGLMQNNHHEEVIDSFREMIRCGNRPNTVTLSSLLPSLTYSSNLKGGKEVHALAIRNGSDNNIYVATSIIDNYAKLGFLQGAQRIFDNCRERSLIVWTAIITAYSIHGDSESACSLFNQMLCLGTKPDNVTLTALLSACAHSGESDKAQSIFDSMVTKYSIEPGVEHYACMVSVLSRAGKLSDAMEFISKMPDEPIAKVWGALLNGASVLGDVEIAKFACDHLFEMEPENTGNYTIMANLYTQAGRYEEAEMVRDKMRRIGLKKIPGTSWIDTGKGLRSFIAKDCSCERSKEMYEVIECLVESMSDKEYYHETKD, encoded by the coding sequence ATGAAGGTGGGATTCCAAATTCAACGAGCCTTGCAAGGCTTGCTCAACAAGTCGGCGGTCGACGGCGGCGCGTACGGCCACCTCATCCACCACTTCACCCGTCACCGTCTCCCTCTCCACGCGCTACAGCTCCACGCGCGAATCGTCCTCTTCTCCGTCGCGCCAGACAACTTCCTCGCTTCCAAGCTCATCAACTTCTACACGAGGGAGAACCGTTTCCGCCAAGCCCTCCACGTGTTCGACGAAATCACCGTCAGAAATGCCTTCGCTTACAACGCGCTCCTCATCGCCTACGCCTCGCGCGAGATGTACTCCGACGCTTTTAACCTGTTCTCGTCGTGGATTAGATCCTCCTCCTCGGGTACTACCGCCAGGCCCGATTCTGTTACCATCTCTTGTGTCTTGAAGTCCCTGTCGGGTTATGATGACTTCTTGTTGGGTTCCATGGCTGAACAAGTTCACGGGCTTGTTTTACGAGGTGGGTTTGATTCGGATGTCTTCGTAAGCAATGGGCTGATCACTTACTATACAAAATGCGACGAGGTCGCGTCTGCGAGGaaagtgttcgatgaaatgtctgagaGAGATGTGGTATCGTGGAACTCTATGATCTCTGGGTATTCTCAAAGTGGGTCTTACGAGGAGTGTAAAGAGTTGTATAAAGCGATGCTAAGTTGTCCTGAGATGAAACCTAACGGAGTCACTGTGATAAGCGTGTTGCAGGCGTGTGGACAATCAGGCGATCTTGTTTTGGGGATGGAAGTTCACAAGAAGATGCTTGAGAATCATATCCAGATGGATTTGTCATTGTGTAATGCTGTGATTGGTGTTTATGCTAAATGCGGTAGCTTGGATTACGCGAGAGCGTTGTTTGATGAGATGAGTGAGAGAGATTCTGTGACCTACGGGGCGATAATATCAGGGTATATGACTCATGGTCTTGTCAAGGAAGCAATGGGTTTGTTCAGTGAGATGGAGAGTGTTGGTCTGAGTACGTGGAATGCTGTGGTTTCGGGTCTTATGCAGAATAACCATCACGAGGAGGTTATAGATTCGTTTAGGGAGATGATAAGATGTGGCAACAGGCCAAACACGGTGACTCTCTCGAGCCTTCTTCCTTCGTTGACTTATAGTTCAAATCTGAAAGGGGGTAAGGAAGTCCACGCTCTCGCCATCCGTAATGGTTCTGACAACAATATATATGTGGCTACCTCCATTATAGATAACTATGCCAAATTAGGATTTCTCCAAGGAGCTCAAAGGATTTTTGATAACTGTAGAGAGAGGAGCTTGATTGTCTGGACGGCGATTATAACAGCCTACTCTATTCACGGGGACTCTGAATCTGCGTGTAGTCTTTTTAACCAAATGCTATGTCTTGGGACTAAGCCAGACAACGTCACTCTAACAGCTCTTCTTTCAGCTTGTGCACACTCTGGTGAATCAGATAAGGCGCAGAGCATATTTGATTCTATGGTAACGAAGTATAGCATCGAGCCTGGAGTTGAGCACTATGCTTGTATGGTAAGTGTTCTTAGCCGAGCTGGCAAACTCTCAGATGCGATGGAGTTCATTTCCAAGATGCCAGATGAACCAATTGCTAAAGTTTGGGGTGCGTTGTTGAATGGGGCTTCTGTTCTTGGCGATGTGGAGATTGCAAAGTTCGCTTGTGATCACTTGTTTGAGATGGAACCGGAGAATACAGGGAATTACACTATCATGGCGAATTTATACACTCAAGCAGGGAGATATGAAGAAGCTGAAATGGTAAGGGATAAGATGAGAAGAATAGGACTGAAGAAAATCCCTGGAACTAGCTGGATCGATACTGGTAAAGGATTACGAAGTTTCATTGCGAAAGATTGTTCGTGTGAGAGAAGCAAAGAGATGTATGAGGTAATAGAGTGTTTAGTTGAATCAATGAGTGACAAAGAGTATTATCATGAAACAAAAGATTGA